A region of Saimiri boliviensis isolate mSaiBol1 chromosome 10, mSaiBol1.pri, whole genome shotgun sequence DNA encodes the following proteins:
- the POLM gene encoding DNA-directed DNA/RNA polymerase mu isoform X3 yields MLPKRRRARVGSPSGDSASSTLPSTCFPGVAIYLVEPHMGRSRRAFLTRLARSKGFRVLDSCSSEVTHVVMEQTSAEEAISWQERRMSAAPPGCSPRALLDISWFTESLAAGQPVPVECRHRLEVARPGKGPPSPAWMPAYACQRPTPVTHHNTSLTGPSLQEALETLAEAAGFEGSEGRLLAFCRAASVLKALPSPVTTLSQLQGLPQLGEHSSRVVQELLEHGVCEEVERVRHSERYQTMKLFTQVFGVGVRTADRWYREGLRTLDDLQEQPQKLTQQQKVGLQHHQDLSTPVLRSDVDALQQAVEEAVAQAMPGATVTLTGGFRRGKLQGHDVDFLITHPKEGQEAGLLPRVMHRLQDQGLILYHQHHHSHWESPTRLAQQSHMDAFERSFCIFRLPQAPGAAAGGTPRSCPSWKAVRVDLVVVPISQFPFALLGWTGSKLFQRELRRFSRKEKGLWLNSHGLFDPEQPSSGKAVLA; encoded by the exons ATGCTCCCCAAACGGCGGCGAGCGCGGGTCGGGTCTCCTAGCGGCGATTCCGCTTCCTCCACGCTGCCTTCCACGTGCTTCCCCGGCGTCGCCATCTACCTGGTCGAGCCTCACATGGGTCGCAGCCGCCGGGCCTTCCTCACACGCCTGGCGCGCTCCAAAGGCTTCCGCGTCCTCGACTCCTGCAG CTCCGAAGTGACACATGTTGTGATGGAAcagacctcagcagaggaggccATCAGCTGGCAGGAGCGCAGGATGTCAGCTGCTCCCCCGGGTTGCAGCCCCCGAGCTCTGCTGGACATAAGCTGGTTCACAGAGAGCCTGGCAGCTGGGCAGCCTGTACCTGTGGAGTGCCGGCACCGCCTGGAG GTGGCCAGGCCCGGGAAGGGGCCTCCGAGCCCAGCATGGATGCCTGCTTATGCCTGCCAGCGCCCCACGCCCGTCACACACCACAATACTAGCCTCACA GGCCCCTCCCTGCAGGAGGCTCTGGAGACACTGGCGGAAGCAGCGGGCTTCGAAGGCAGTGAGGGCCGCCTCCTCGCCTTCTGCAGAGCAGCCTCAGTGCTCAAAGCCCTTCCCAGCCCCGTCACAACACTGAGCCAGCTGCAGGGGCTGCCCCAGCTTGGAGAACACTCCTCTAGGGTTGTCCAG GAGCTGCTGGAGCATGGAGTGTGTGAGGAGGTGGAGAGAGTTCGACACTCAGAGAGGTACCAGACCATGAAG CTCTTCACCCAGGTCTTCGGGGTCGGTGTGAGGACTGCTGACCGGTGGTACCGGGAAGGACTGCGAACCCTGGATGACCTCCAAGAGCAGCCCCAGAAACTGACCCAACAGCAGAAAGTGG GGCTCCAGCACCACCAGGACCTGAGCACCCCAGTCCTGCGGTCCGATGTAGATGCCCTGCAGCAGGCGGTGGAAGAAGCTGTGGCGCAGGCCATGCCTGGGGCCACCGTCACACTGACAGGCGGCTTCCGCAG GGGGAAGTTGCAGGGCCATGACGTGGACTTCCTCATCACCCACCCCAAGGAGGGCCAGGAGGCGGGGCTGCTGCCCAGAGTGATGCACCGCCTGCAGGACCAG GGCCTCATCCTGTACCACCAGCACCATCATAGCCACTGGGAGTCCCCTACCCGCCTGGCCCAGCAGAGCCACATGGATGCTTTCGAGAGGAGTTTCTGCATTTTCCGCCTACCACAAGCTCCAGGGGCTGCAGCGGGGGGAACCCCGAGGTCCTGCCCATCCTGGAAGGCTGTGAGGGTGGACTTGGTGGTCGTACCCATCAGCCAGTTCCCTTTCGCCCTGCTCGGCTGGACTGGCTCCAAA CTTTTCCAGCGGGAGCTGCGCCGCTTCAGCCGGAAGGAGAAGGGCCTGTGGCTGAATAGCCATGGGCTGTTTGACCCAGAGCAG CCTTCCTCCGGGAAAGCAGTCCTGGCCTGA
- the POLM gene encoding DNA-directed DNA/RNA polymerase mu isoform X2 has product MLPKRRRARVGSPSGDSASSTLPSTCFPGVAIYLVEPHMGRSRRAFLTRLARSKGFRVLDSCSSEVTHVVMEQTSAEEAISWQERRMSAAPPGCSPRALLDISWFTESLAAGQPVPVECRHRLEVARPGKGPPSPAWMPAYACQRPTPVTHHNTSLTEALETLAEAAGFEGSEGRLLAFCRAASVLKALPSPVTTLSQLQGLPQLGEHSSRVVQELLEHGVCEEVERVRHSERYQTMKLFTQVFGVGVRTADRWYREGLRTLDDLQEQPQKLTQQQKVGLQHHQDLSTPVLRSDVDALQQAVEEAVAQAMPGATVTLTGGFRRGKLQGHDVDFLITHPKEGQEAGLLPRVMHRLQDQGLILYHQHHHSHWESPTRLAQQSHMDAFERSFCIFRLPQAPGAAAGGTPRSCPSWKAVRVDLVVVPISQFPFALLGWTGSKLFQRELRRFSRKEKGLWLNSHGLFDPEQKTFFHASSEEDIFRHLGLEYLPPEQRNA; this is encoded by the exons ATGCTCCCCAAACGGCGGCGAGCGCGGGTCGGGTCTCCTAGCGGCGATTCCGCTTCCTCCACGCTGCCTTCCACGTGCTTCCCCGGCGTCGCCATCTACCTGGTCGAGCCTCACATGGGTCGCAGCCGCCGGGCCTTCCTCACACGCCTGGCGCGCTCCAAAGGCTTCCGCGTCCTCGACTCCTGCAG CTCCGAAGTGACACATGTTGTGATGGAAcagacctcagcagaggaggccATCAGCTGGCAGGAGCGCAGGATGTCAGCTGCTCCCCCGGGTTGCAGCCCCCGAGCTCTGCTGGACATAAGCTGGTTCACAGAGAGCCTGGCAGCTGGGCAGCCTGTACCTGTGGAGTGCCGGCACCGCCTGGAG GTGGCCAGGCCCGGGAAGGGGCCTCCGAGCCCAGCATGGATGCCTGCTTATGCCTGCCAGCGCCCCACGCCCGTCACACACCACAATACTAGCCTCACA GAGGCTCTGGAGACACTGGCGGAAGCAGCGGGCTTCGAAGGCAGTGAGGGCCGCCTCCTCGCCTTCTGCAGAGCAGCCTCAGTGCTCAAAGCCCTTCCCAGCCCCGTCACAACACTGAGCCAGCTGCAGGGGCTGCCCCAGCTTGGAGAACACTCCTCTAGGGTTGTCCAG GAGCTGCTGGAGCATGGAGTGTGTGAGGAGGTGGAGAGAGTTCGACACTCAGAGAGGTACCAGACCATGAAG CTCTTCACCCAGGTCTTCGGGGTCGGTGTGAGGACTGCTGACCGGTGGTACCGGGAAGGACTGCGAACCCTGGATGACCTCCAAGAGCAGCCCCAGAAACTGACCCAACAGCAGAAAGTGG GGCTCCAGCACCACCAGGACCTGAGCACCCCAGTCCTGCGGTCCGATGTAGATGCCCTGCAGCAGGCGGTGGAAGAAGCTGTGGCGCAGGCCATGCCTGGGGCCACCGTCACACTGACAGGCGGCTTCCGCAG GGGGAAGTTGCAGGGCCATGACGTGGACTTCCTCATCACCCACCCCAAGGAGGGCCAGGAGGCGGGGCTGCTGCCCAGAGTGATGCACCGCCTGCAGGACCAG GGCCTCATCCTGTACCACCAGCACCATCATAGCCACTGGGAGTCCCCTACCCGCCTGGCCCAGCAGAGCCACATGGATGCTTTCGAGAGGAGTTTCTGCATTTTCCGCCTACCACAAGCTCCAGGGGCTGCAGCGGGGGGAACCCCGAGGTCCTGCCCATCCTGGAAGGCTGTGAGGGTGGACTTGGTGGTCGTACCCATCAGCCAGTTCCCTTTCGCCCTGCTCGGCTGGACTGGCTCCAAA CTTTTCCAGCGGGAGCTGCGCCGCTTCAGCCGGAAGGAGAAGGGCCTGTGGCTGAATAGCCATGGGCTGTTTGACCCAGAGCAG AAGACGTTTTTCCATGCATCGTCAGAAGAAGACATCTTCAGACACCTGGGCCTTGAGTACCTTCCTCCAGAGCAGAGAAACGCCTGA
- the POLM gene encoding DNA-directed DNA/RNA polymerase mu isoform X1: protein MLPKRRRARVGSPSGDSASSTLPSTCFPGVAIYLVEPHMGRSRRAFLTRLARSKGFRVLDSCSSEVTHVVMEQTSAEEAISWQERRMSAAPPGCSPRALLDISWFTESLAAGQPVPVECRHRLEVARPGKGPPSPAWMPAYACQRPTPVTHHNTSLTGPSLQEALETLAEAAGFEGSEGRLLAFCRAASVLKALPSPVTTLSQLQGLPQLGEHSSRVVQELLEHGVCEEVERVRHSERYQTMKLFTQVFGVGVRTADRWYREGLRTLDDLQEQPQKLTQQQKVGLQHHQDLSTPVLRSDVDALQQAVEEAVAQAMPGATVTLTGGFRRGKLQGHDVDFLITHPKEGQEAGLLPRVMHRLQDQGLILYHQHHHSHWESPTRLAQQSHMDAFERSFCIFRLPQAPGAAAGGTPRSCPSWKAVRVDLVVVPISQFPFALLGWTGSKLFQRELRRFSRKEKGLWLNSHGLFDPEQKTFFHASSEEDIFRHLGLEYLPPEQRNA, encoded by the exons ATGCTCCCCAAACGGCGGCGAGCGCGGGTCGGGTCTCCTAGCGGCGATTCCGCTTCCTCCACGCTGCCTTCCACGTGCTTCCCCGGCGTCGCCATCTACCTGGTCGAGCCTCACATGGGTCGCAGCCGCCGGGCCTTCCTCACACGCCTGGCGCGCTCCAAAGGCTTCCGCGTCCTCGACTCCTGCAG CTCCGAAGTGACACATGTTGTGATGGAAcagacctcagcagaggaggccATCAGCTGGCAGGAGCGCAGGATGTCAGCTGCTCCCCCGGGTTGCAGCCCCCGAGCTCTGCTGGACATAAGCTGGTTCACAGAGAGCCTGGCAGCTGGGCAGCCTGTACCTGTGGAGTGCCGGCACCGCCTGGAG GTGGCCAGGCCCGGGAAGGGGCCTCCGAGCCCAGCATGGATGCCTGCTTATGCCTGCCAGCGCCCCACGCCCGTCACACACCACAATACTAGCCTCACA GGCCCCTCCCTGCAGGAGGCTCTGGAGACACTGGCGGAAGCAGCGGGCTTCGAAGGCAGTGAGGGCCGCCTCCTCGCCTTCTGCAGAGCAGCCTCAGTGCTCAAAGCCCTTCCCAGCCCCGTCACAACACTGAGCCAGCTGCAGGGGCTGCCCCAGCTTGGAGAACACTCCTCTAGGGTTGTCCAG GAGCTGCTGGAGCATGGAGTGTGTGAGGAGGTGGAGAGAGTTCGACACTCAGAGAGGTACCAGACCATGAAG CTCTTCACCCAGGTCTTCGGGGTCGGTGTGAGGACTGCTGACCGGTGGTACCGGGAAGGACTGCGAACCCTGGATGACCTCCAAGAGCAGCCCCAGAAACTGACCCAACAGCAGAAAGTGG GGCTCCAGCACCACCAGGACCTGAGCACCCCAGTCCTGCGGTCCGATGTAGATGCCCTGCAGCAGGCGGTGGAAGAAGCTGTGGCGCAGGCCATGCCTGGGGCCACCGTCACACTGACAGGCGGCTTCCGCAG GGGGAAGTTGCAGGGCCATGACGTGGACTTCCTCATCACCCACCCCAAGGAGGGCCAGGAGGCGGGGCTGCTGCCCAGAGTGATGCACCGCCTGCAGGACCAG GGCCTCATCCTGTACCACCAGCACCATCATAGCCACTGGGAGTCCCCTACCCGCCTGGCCCAGCAGAGCCACATGGATGCTTTCGAGAGGAGTTTCTGCATTTTCCGCCTACCACAAGCTCCAGGGGCTGCAGCGGGGGGAACCCCGAGGTCCTGCCCATCCTGGAAGGCTGTGAGGGTGGACTTGGTGGTCGTACCCATCAGCCAGTTCCCTTTCGCCCTGCTCGGCTGGACTGGCTCCAAA CTTTTCCAGCGGGAGCTGCGCCGCTTCAGCCGGAAGGAGAAGGGCCTGTGGCTGAATAGCCATGGGCTGTTTGACCCAGAGCAG AAGACGTTTTTCCATGCATCGTCAGAAGAAGACATCTTCAGACACCTGGGCCTTGAGTACCTTCCTCCAGAGCAGAGAAACGCCTGA
- the POLM gene encoding DNA-directed DNA/RNA polymerase mu isoform X4: MLPKRRRARVGSPSGDSASSTLPSTCFPGVAIYLVEPHMGRSRRAFLTRLARSKGFRVLDSCSSEVTHVVMEQTSAEEAISWQERRMSAAPPGCSPRALLDISWFTESLAAGQPVPVECRHRLEVARPGKGPPSPAWMPAYACQRPTPVTHHNTSLTEALETLAEAAGFEGSEGRLLAFCRAASVLKALPSPVTTLSQLQGLPQLGEHSSRVVQELLEHGVCEEVERVRHSERYQTMKLFTQVFGVGVRTADRWYREGLRTLDDLQEQPQKLTQQQKVAPPGPEHPSPAVRCRCPAAGGGRSCGAGHAWGHRHTDRRLPQGLILYHQHHHSHWESPTRLAQQSHMDAFERSFCIFRLPQAPGAAAGGTPRSCPSWKAVRVDLVVVPISQFPFALLGWTGSKLFQRELRRFSRKEKGLWLNSHGLFDPEQKTFFHASSEEDIFRHLGLEYLPPEQRNA; this comes from the exons ATGCTCCCCAAACGGCGGCGAGCGCGGGTCGGGTCTCCTAGCGGCGATTCCGCTTCCTCCACGCTGCCTTCCACGTGCTTCCCCGGCGTCGCCATCTACCTGGTCGAGCCTCACATGGGTCGCAGCCGCCGGGCCTTCCTCACACGCCTGGCGCGCTCCAAAGGCTTCCGCGTCCTCGACTCCTGCAG CTCCGAAGTGACACATGTTGTGATGGAAcagacctcagcagaggaggccATCAGCTGGCAGGAGCGCAGGATGTCAGCTGCTCCCCCGGGTTGCAGCCCCCGAGCTCTGCTGGACATAAGCTGGTTCACAGAGAGCCTGGCAGCTGGGCAGCCTGTACCTGTGGAGTGCCGGCACCGCCTGGAG GTGGCCAGGCCCGGGAAGGGGCCTCCGAGCCCAGCATGGATGCCTGCTTATGCCTGCCAGCGCCCCACGCCCGTCACACACCACAATACTAGCCTCACA GAGGCTCTGGAGACACTGGCGGAAGCAGCGGGCTTCGAAGGCAGTGAGGGCCGCCTCCTCGCCTTCTGCAGAGCAGCCTCAGTGCTCAAAGCCCTTCCCAGCCCCGTCACAACACTGAGCCAGCTGCAGGGGCTGCCCCAGCTTGGAGAACACTCCTCTAGGGTTGTCCAG GAGCTGCTGGAGCATGGAGTGTGTGAGGAGGTGGAGAGAGTTCGACACTCAGAGAGGTACCAGACCATGAAG CTCTTCACCCAGGTCTTCGGGGTCGGTGTGAGGACTGCTGACCGGTGGTACCGGGAAGGACTGCGAACCCTGGATGACCTCCAAGAGCAGCCCCAGAAACTGACCCAACAGCAGAAAGTGG CACCACCAGGACCTGAGCACCCCAGTCCTGCGGTCCGATGTAGATGCCCTGCAGCAGGCGGTGGAAGAAGCTGTGGCGCAGGCCATGCCTGGGGCCACCGTCACACTGACAGGCGGCTTCCGCAG GGCCTCATCCTGTACCACCAGCACCATCATAGCCACTGGGAGTCCCCTACCCGCCTGGCCCAGCAGAGCCACATGGATGCTTTCGAGAGGAGTTTCTGCATTTTCCGCCTACCACAAGCTCCAGGGGCTGCAGCGGGGGGAACCCCGAGGTCCTGCCCATCCTGGAAGGCTGTGAGGGTGGACTTGGTGGTCGTACCCATCAGCCAGTTCCCTTTCGCCCTGCTCGGCTGGACTGGCTCCAAA CTTTTCCAGCGGGAGCTGCGCCGCTTCAGCCGGAAGGAGAAGGGCCTGTGGCTGAATAGCCATGGGCTGTTTGACCCAGAGCAG AAGACGTTTTTCCATGCATCGTCAGAAGAAGACATCTTCAGACACCTGGGCCTTGAGTACCTTCCTCCAGAGCAGAGAAACGCCTGA
- the PGAM2 gene encoding phosphoglycerate mutase 2: MATHRLVMVRHGESTWNQENRFCGWFDAELSEKGAEEAKRGAKAIKDAKIEFDICYTSVLKRAIRTLWAILDITDQMWLPVVRTWRLNERHYGGLTGLNKAETAAKHGEEQVKIWRRSFDIPPPPMDDKHPYYNAISKERRYAGLKPGELPTCESLKDTIARALPFWNEEIVPQIKAGKRVLIAAHGNSLRGIVKHLEGMSDQAIMELNLPTGIPIVYELNNELKPTKPMQFLGDEETVRKAMEAVAAQGKAK; encoded by the exons ATGGCCACCCACCGCCTCGTGATGGTCCGGCACGGTGAGAGTACATGGAATCAGGAGAACCGTTTCTGTGGCTGGTTCGATGCAGAGCTGAGTGAGAAGGGGGCTGAGGAGGCCAAGCGGGGAGCCAAGGCCATCAAGGACGCCAAGATAGAGTTTGACATCTGCTACACGTCAGTGCTGAAGCGGGCCATCCGCACCCTCTGGGCCATCCTGGACATCACGGACCAGATGTGGCTGCCTGTGGTGCGCACTTGGCGCCTCAATGAGCGGCACTACGGGGGCCTCACGGGCCTCAACAAGGCGGAAACAGCTGCCAAGCACGGAGAAGAGCAGGTGAAGATCTGGAGGCGCTCCTTCGACATCCCGCCGCCCCCCATGGATGACAAACACCCCTACTACAACGCCATTAGCAAG GAGCGTCGGTATGCAGGCTTGAAGCCTGGGGAACTACCCACCTGCGAAAGCCTCAAGGACACCATTGCCCGGGCCCTGCCCTTCTGGAACGAGGAGATCGTTCCCCAGATCAAGGCCGGCAAGCGAGTGCTCATCGCAGCCCATGGGAACAGTCTGCGGGGCATCGTCAAGCACCTGGAAG GGATGTCAGACCAGGCGATCATGGAGCTGAACCTGCCCACAGGGATCCCCATTGTGTATGAGCTGAACAACGAGCTGAAGCCCACCAAGCCCATGCAGTTCCTGGGTGACGAGGAAACGGTGCGGAAGGCCATGGAGGCTGTGGCTGCCCAGGGCAAGGCCAAGTGA